In Streptomyces sp. NBC_00433, a single genomic region encodes these proteins:
- a CDS encoding glutamine synthetase beta-grasp domain-containing protein has protein sequence MTYKAEYIWIDGTLPTAKLRSKTRVLADGAELPIWGFDGSSTNQAEGHASDRVLKPVASFPDPFRGGDDVLVMCEVFNIDGTPHESNTRAPLREVAEKYAAQESLFGIEQEYTFFQGSRPLGFPEGGFPAPQGGYYCGVGADEIFGRPVVEKHLENCLAAGVGISGINAEVMPGQWEFQVGPLSPLEVSDHLWIARWLLYRTAEDFGISATLDPKPAKGDWNGAGAHTNFSTKAMRENYAAIIEAAESLGRDDKPLEHIKHYGAGVEARLTGAHETAPWNEYSYGVSNRGASVRIPWQVEVDQKGYIEDRRPNANVDPYVVTRLIVDTCGSALEKAGLV, from the coding sequence GTGACCTACAAGGCTGAGTACATCTGGATAGACGGCACGTTGCCGACCGCGAAGCTCCGTTCGAAGACGCGGGTCCTGGCCGACGGCGCGGAGCTTCCGATCTGGGGGTTCGACGGATCGAGCACCAACCAGGCGGAGGGCCACGCCTCGGACCGCGTACTCAAGCCCGTCGCCTCCTTCCCCGACCCGTTCCGCGGCGGTGACGACGTCCTCGTGATGTGCGAGGTCTTCAACATCGACGGCACCCCGCACGAGTCCAACACCCGTGCCCCGCTGCGCGAGGTCGCCGAGAAGTACGCCGCGCAGGAGTCGCTGTTCGGCATCGAGCAGGAATACACCTTCTTCCAGGGCTCCCGCCCGCTCGGCTTCCCGGAGGGCGGCTTCCCCGCCCCGCAGGGCGGCTACTACTGCGGCGTCGGCGCCGACGAGATCTTCGGCCGCCCGGTCGTCGAGAAGCACCTGGAGAACTGCCTGGCCGCCGGTGTCGGCATCTCCGGCATCAACGCCGAAGTGATGCCCGGCCAGTGGGAGTTCCAGGTCGGCCCGCTCAGCCCGCTGGAGGTCTCCGACCACCTGTGGATCGCCCGCTGGCTGCTCTACCGCACCGCCGAGGACTTCGGCATCTCCGCGACGCTGGACCCCAAGCCCGCCAAGGGCGACTGGAACGGCGCCGGCGCGCACACCAACTTCTCCACCAAGGCGATGCGCGAGAACTACGCGGCGATCATCGAGGCAGCCGAGTCGCTGGGCCGCGACGACAAGCCGCTCGAGCACATCAAGCACTACGGCGCCGGCGTCGAGGCCCGCCTCACCGGCGCGCACGAGACCGCCCCGTGGAACGAGTACAGCTACGGCGTGTCCAACCGCGGCGCGTCGGTCCGTATCCCGTGGCAGGTCGAGGTCGACCAGAAGGGCTACATCGAGGACCGCCGCCCGAACGCCAACGTCGACCCCTACGTCGTCACCCGGCTGATCGTGGACACCTGCGGCAGCGCGCTGGAGAAGGCCGGCCTGGTCTGA
- a CDS encoding 5-carboxymethyl-2-hydroxymuconate Delta-isomerase encodes MPHTTVEYSGTLADALDRPAFGKALHEALVTVAGGRADGCKTRFVRHDDLWIGDGSPDRAMVHVEIALLSGRTPEVKRALTEAVLAALRDSTAPTPRHEVQFSVDLRDLDRESYVRHEEARAAS; translated from the coding sequence ATGCCGCATACCACCGTGGAATACTCCGGAACGCTCGCCGACGCCCTCGATCGGCCGGCGTTCGGCAAGGCCCTGCACGAGGCCCTGGTCACCGTCGCCGGCGGCCGCGCGGACGGTTGCAAGACCCGTTTCGTACGCCATGACGACCTCTGGATCGGCGACGGTTCGCCGGACCGCGCGATGGTCCACGTCGAGATCGCCCTGCTGTCCGGGCGCACCCCCGAGGTCAAGCGGGCGCTCACCGAGGCGGTGCTCGCCGCCCTGCGCGACAGCACCGCGCCCACCCCGCGCCACGAGGTGCAGTTCTCCGTCGACCTGCGCGACCTGGACCGCGAGTCGTACGTGCGCCACGAGGAAGCGCGGGCCGCGTCATGA
- a CDS encoding Gfo/Idh/MocA family oxidoreductase, whose protein sequence is MRVGLFGTGPWARLAHGPALAAHPGVELAGVWGRRAEAAAEVAELFGTRACADADALIADVDAVAVALPPALQAPLAARAARAGRHLLLDKPLAATVEGAREVVDAVERAGVRSVVFFTTRFDAASAEWIGRQAAAGDWYTGRADWYGAVFGAGAGAGPFADSPWRREKGGLWDVGPHALSVLLPVLGDVTAVAAAHGPGDLVHLTLRHDSGASSTAVLTLTAPPAGAGVAVEFRGEHGVATYSDGLAGPATDAYARAVDVLVSGEPHGCDARFGLRVTEILAAAEELLAGL, encoded by the coding sequence CTGCGGGTGGGACTCTTCGGCACCGGGCCGTGGGCGCGGCTCGCGCACGGGCCCGCGCTCGCCGCGCACCCGGGCGTGGAACTCGCCGGGGTCTGGGGGCGCAGGGCGGAGGCCGCCGCCGAGGTCGCCGAGCTGTTCGGCACCCGCGCCTGCGCGGACGCCGACGCGCTGATCGCCGACGTGGACGCGGTCGCCGTCGCGCTGCCGCCCGCCCTCCAGGCGCCGCTGGCCGCCCGCGCCGCCCGCGCCGGGCGGCACCTGCTGCTCGACAAGCCGCTGGCCGCCACCGTCGAGGGCGCCCGCGAGGTGGTCGACGCGGTCGAGCGGGCCGGGGTGCGCTCCGTGGTCTTCTTCACCACGCGCTTCGACGCGGCGAGCGCCGAGTGGATCGGCCGGCAGGCCGCGGCCGGCGACTGGTACACCGGCCGCGCCGACTGGTACGGCGCCGTCTTCGGCGCCGGCGCCGGCGCCGGTCCCTTCGCCGACTCGCCGTGGCGGCGCGAGAAGGGCGGCCTGTGGGACGTCGGCCCGCACGCGCTGTCCGTGCTGCTGCCGGTGCTCGGCGACGTCACCGCCGTCGCCGCCGCCCACGGCCCCGGCGACCTGGTCCACCTGACGCTGCGGCACGACAGCGGCGCGTCGAGCACCGCGGTCCTCACCCTCACCGCGCCCCCGGCCGGCGCCGGGGTGGCCGTCGAATTCCGCGGCGAGCACGGGGTCGCGACCTACTCCGACGGCCTCGCGGGACCCGCCACGGACGCCTACGCCCGTGCCGTCGACGTCCTGGTGAGCGGCGAACCGCACGGCTGCGACGCCCGGTTCGGGCTGCGGGTCACCGAGATCCTGGCCGCGGCGGAGGAGTTGCTCGCCGGACTTTGA
- a CDS encoding NADPH:quinone reductase, with protein MKAITYKTSGAADVLALTDRPVPTPGEGEVRVAVRVSGVNPTDWKARQSNSPQGEQVPNQDGSGVIDAVGPGVPEARIGERVWLWEAAWSRADGTAQEYVTLPARQAVPLPEHASFDLGASLGIPALTAHRTLTVADGGPARLAPGALVGRNVLVAGGAGAVGNAAIQLARWAGATVVTTVSGPAKGELAKAAGAHHVVDYRAQDAAAEIRRIFPGGVDIVVEVAPAANADLDAAVTAPDAVVAFYADDSASFAVPVRPSMFGNLRWQGVLIYTVPAEAKDEAVAAVSAAVADGAISVGEAAGLPLHRFPLSRTGDAHDAVQQSAVGKVLIDVTP; from the coding sequence ATGAAGGCGATCACATACAAGACCAGCGGCGCCGCGGACGTGCTGGCGCTGACCGACCGGCCGGTCCCCACCCCCGGCGAGGGGGAAGTGCGGGTCGCGGTCAGGGTGTCGGGCGTCAACCCGACCGACTGGAAGGCCCGGCAGAGCAACTCCCCGCAAGGTGAGCAGGTGCCCAACCAGGACGGCTCCGGCGTGATCGACGCGGTCGGCCCCGGCGTCCCCGAGGCCAGGATCGGCGAGCGGGTGTGGCTGTGGGAGGCCGCGTGGAGCCGCGCCGACGGCACCGCGCAGGAGTACGTGACGCTGCCGGCCCGGCAGGCGGTGCCGCTGCCCGAGCACGCGTCGTTCGACCTGGGCGCGAGCCTCGGCATCCCGGCGCTGACCGCCCACCGCACGCTGACCGTCGCGGACGGCGGCCCCGCCCGGCTGGCCCCGGGCGCGCTGGTCGGCCGTAATGTGCTGGTCGCCGGCGGCGCGGGCGCGGTCGGCAACGCGGCGATCCAGCTGGCCCGCTGGGCGGGCGCGACCGTGGTCACCACGGTCAGCGGCCCCGCGAAGGGGGAGCTGGCGAAGGCGGCGGGCGCGCACCACGTGGTCGACTACCGGGCACAGGACGCGGCCGCCGAGATCCGCCGGATCTTCCCCGGCGGGGTGGACATCGTCGTGGAGGTCGCCCCCGCCGCCAACGCCGACCTGGACGCGGCGGTGACCGCGCCCGACGCGGTCGTGGCCTTCTACGCCGACGACTCGGCGAGCTTCGCCGTCCCCGTCCGGCCCTCGATGTTCGGCAATCTGCGCTGGCAGGGCGTGCTCATCTACACCGTCCCCGCCGAGGCCAAGGACGAGGCGGTGGCGGCGGTCAGCGCGGCCGTGGCGGACGGCGCGATCAGCGTCGGCGAGGCCGCGGGACTCCCGCTGCACCGCTTCCCCCTGTCCCGCACCGGCGACGCCCACGACGCCGTCCAGCAGTCCGCGGTCGGCAAGGTCCTCATCGACGTCACCCCCTGA
- a CDS encoding group II truncated hemoglobin translates to MTEKHGGSFYDALGGEAALRRLIEAFYDQVLVDPLLEPVFAHFTPTHVDHVVVWLSEVFGGPAAYTERLGGHQALLSSHLNLKITEEQRARWVEVMLATAAKELPADGLLQRRFAEYIEWGTRIAASVSQPGTELGDPGPAPHWGWDGLA, encoded by the coding sequence GTGACCGAAAAGCACGGTGGGAGCTTCTACGACGCGCTCGGCGGCGAGGCGGCGCTGCGGCGGCTGATCGAGGCCTTCTACGACCAGGTGCTCGTCGACCCGCTGCTTGAGCCGGTCTTCGCGCACTTCACCCCGACGCACGTCGACCACGTCGTGGTGTGGCTGTCGGAGGTCTTCGGCGGCCCCGCCGCCTACACCGAACGCCTCGGCGGCCACCAGGCCCTGCTCAGCAGCCATCTGAACCTGAAGATCACCGAGGAGCAGCGGGCGCGCTGGGTCGAGGTGATGCTGGCGACGGCGGCGAAGGAGCTGCCGGCCGACGGCCTGCTCCAGCGGCGCTTCGCCGAGTACATCGAGTGGGGGACGCGGATCGCCGCGTCCGTGTCGCAGCCGGGCACCGAACTGGGCGACCCCGGCCCGGCCCCGCACTGGGGCTGGGACGGACTGGCCTGA
- a CDS encoding class A beta-lactamase-related serine hydrolase — translation MTHVSGPPGGGRGSTRSRSHRRRRKPSWWQRPAVVSAAVLAMIGLITLVIINRSPSAKARSDSADASDAKAGDAAGGASTATTAPATTAAPPTSESATPSKAPTTPAADAKARLATAIKALSAKDKGRLSVAVTDLSDAGTGASYADGTATYDTASIVKVDILATLLLRHQKAGTKMTSSERSQATVMIQQSDNNAATALWNAINRRTGLDAANSTFGLDHTEGGSADLWGLTQTTTADQQALLRVVFGGDESPLSASSRDYIKGLMHTVTEGQQWGVSAADEDDSGFALKNGWLQRTATGLWDINSIGEVGYKGHTLLVCVLSSGNKSEKSGIAKIEDAAAAAAKALYS, via the coding sequence CGGCGACGGCGAAAACCGTCCTGGTGGCAGCGTCCGGCGGTCGTGTCGGCGGCCGTACTGGCCATGATCGGCCTGATCACCCTGGTGATCATCAACCGGTCCCCTTCGGCCAAGGCCCGATCCGACTCCGCCGACGCGAGCGACGCCAAGGCCGGGGACGCGGCCGGCGGCGCTTCCACGGCGACCACCGCCCCCGCCACCACCGCAGCGCCGCCCACCAGCGAGTCCGCCACCCCGTCGAAGGCGCCGACGACCCCGGCCGCCGACGCCAAGGCCCGGCTCGCCACCGCGATCAAGGCCCTCTCGGCGAAGGACAAGGGGCGGCTGTCGGTCGCGGTGACCGATCTGAGCGACGCGGGCACCGGCGCCTCGTACGCGGACGGCACCGCCACCTACGACACGGCGAGCATTGTCAAGGTCGACATTCTGGCCACGCTGCTGCTGCGGCACCAGAAGGCGGGCACGAAGATGACCTCGTCCGAGCGGTCGCAGGCCACGGTGATGATCCAGCAGAGCGACAACAACGCGGCCACCGCGCTGTGGAACGCCATCAACCGCAGGACCGGGCTCGACGCGGCCAACAGCACCTTCGGCCTGGACCACACCGAGGGCGGCTCCGCCGACCTGTGGGGTCTCACCCAGACCACCACGGCCGACCAGCAGGCACTGCTGCGGGTGGTCTTCGGCGGCGACGAGTCACCGCTGTCCGCGTCGTCCCGCGACTACATCAAGGGCCTGATGCACACGGTCACCGAGGGCCAGCAGTGGGGCGTGTCGGCGGCCGACGAGGACGACTCCGGCTTCGCGCTGAAGAACGGCTGGCTGCAGCGCACCGCGACCGGCCTGTGGGACATCAACAGCATCGGCGAGGTCGGCTACAAGGGCCACACGCTGCTGGTCTGCGTGCTGTCCTCGGGCAACAAGTCGGAGAAGTCCGGCATAGCGAAGATAGAGGACGCGGCCGCCGCGGCGGCCAAGGCCCTCTACTCCTGA